A part of candidate division KSB1 bacterium genomic DNA contains:
- a CDS encoding serine protease codes for MLMRFQFSGVSRCFARLTGVAIACTLLLPPPLAAQQESVVLVHAGKVSGYGVAYGKPGNIVTALHVVAGRSPITVVWKNQKLPATIEKTYAPADLALLRLQASPPPNIPILQIYPGDAPLDTPLNFWEAPDKTSRMDKKETKLDRVIALERLDNRLAQQPAALAAALCSNGGGNYPTLKTSVFKFEEKNIKKAHSGSPLTYQGHLVGMVDGGPPVNGKGFIWAIPAAGNFTKLVSQGLTAVPASPCTSDRLYSGLRADNPHLENDPALRELADSSPFHVVDDNGNPLAFALEYRASWRDIYDTLFEEEQVYLRDLVQQHEEPFAEDERATLDDLFAHLIEVYQEDNTGATIALPAESDLSIEKSEGHTLIEASSPVAGITMIIFARSNNSLEESRAALAWFEDYVLSDREDWQAVPGEPDDIDDFLDDADEPYYSKLIERVARDDNGDYTAEFLASLTIDDTDFLGVVVKVNDWAAVNDDKDERIFLYLMEACAILTDFAYY; via the coding sequence CGAGGTTGACCGGAGTTGCCATTGCTTGCACGCTCTTGCTGCCGCCACCGCTCGCAGCCCAGCAGGAGTCCGTGGTGCTGGTGCACGCCGGGAAGGTCTCGGGCTATGGCGTGGCCTACGGCAAGCCGGGAAACATCGTCACCGCGCTGCACGTGGTCGCCGGCCGGTCGCCCATTACCGTGGTTTGGAAGAATCAAAAACTCCCCGCAACCATCGAGAAGACCTACGCACCCGCAGATTTGGCACTGCTGCGCTTGCAGGCTTCCCCGCCGCCCAACATTCCCATTTTGCAGATTTATCCGGGCGACGCGCCGCTCGACACACCGCTCAACTTCTGGGAAGCACCCGATAAAACTTCCCGTATGGATAAGAAAGAAACCAAACTCGACCGTGTCATCGCGCTCGAGCGATTGGACAATCGTCTTGCACAACAGCCGGCGGCACTGGCGGCGGCACTGTGTTCGAATGGCGGCGGCAATTATCCCACATTGAAAACCAGCGTCTTCAAATTCGAAGAAAAGAACATCAAGAAAGCCCACTCCGGCTCACCGCTGACTTATCAAGGCCATCTCGTTGGCATGGTCGACGGCGGCCCGCCGGTCAACGGCAAAGGCTTCATTTGGGCCATTCCCGCGGCTGGCAACTTCACCAAGTTGGTGAGTCAGGGCTTGACGGCTGTGCCGGCCAGCCCCTGCACCTCCGACCGACTCTACAGCGGCCTGCGCGCCGACAATCCCCATCTGGAGAATGACCCGGCGCTCCGCGAACTCGCCGACAGCAGCCCGTTTCACGTCGTCGATGACAATGGCAACCCGCTCGCCTTTGCGCTCGAATATCGCGCGAGCTGGAGGGATATCTACGACACTCTGTTTGAGGAGGAGCAGGTATATCTGCGCGATTTGGTGCAACAGCATGAAGAACCGTTCGCCGAGGACGAGCGCGCCACGCTGGATGATTTGTTTGCACACCTCATCGAGGTCTATCAGGAGGACAACACCGGCGCCACCATTGCCCTGCCGGCTGAAAGCGACCTGAGCATCGAAAAAAGCGAGGGCCACACACTGATCGAGGCCTCCAGTCCGGTGGCCGGCATCACGATGATCATCTTTGCGCGCAGCAACAACTCCCTGGAAGAAAGCCGCGCCGCGCTGGCCTGGTTCGAGGATTACGTTCTCAGCGACCGCGAAGACTGGCAGGCAGTGCCGGGCGAGCCAGACGATATCGACGATTTCCTCGATGACGCGGATGAACCTTATTACAGCAAACTGATTGAACGCGTCGCCCGCGATGACAACGGCGATTACACCGCCGAATTCCTGGCTTCGCTCACCATTGATGACACCGATTTTCTCGGCGTTGTGGTGAAAGTGAACGACTGGGCGGCGGTAAACGATGACAAGGACGAGCGCATATTTCTCTACCTGATGGAAGCCTGCGCCATTCTGACTGATTTCGCGTATTATTGA
- a CDS encoding AAA family ATPase, whose product MAALRSDKPAIFLAFAQDRVDGGAYLRNLPLELDGIRKAMQKARQAGLCEVVERSNTTVENILDVFQEYQDRIAIFHYGGHADSYELLLESLTGEHAIAHSEGLVSFLARQKGLQLVFLNGCCSQQQAHDLIAAGLPVVIGTSQKIDDAVATSLSGRFYRGLAAGLTIDRAWAEAVDQVKVEKGTANLRALHWKGQAEVSDRFPWEIYFRPGAEIVKEWNLPAAAHQPLFGLPLPESYYRRLPVAPYVWVKDFEKEDAALFFGRGEEIRKLHTLITAGSQPILLFSGKAGVGKSSLLQAGLRPRLENDYTIKYVRCRSSQNLADTLTQALEEVGEECGLPPVQSSGREELRLKLAELQEALTASTGFVRQVLEHERQKLSARSAETVAFADLWHRIQEKNDRPLLLVLDELEKNADGREHNETALVEHLRASLQLVQPVFAPTQAQPRGKLILSCREEVSLPVREALQALSLPFAEVFLRPLSREGIVEAVEGVTHHPATQSQYRLEIEKSNNGNLPDLIADDLLESEESPLAPMLQIVLAELWQAAVNENAQAPRLTVRQYLELKQSGGLVGAFFKQQLEQLSNWEPDAVESGLVLDLLYQHLTPTGNAQSLRVAQLQKIYHGRQEVIGRLLGKCRDLYLLTEVSLQSTSLAHALLAPAVIKEYGNSVKPGQQAARILHSRIEEFRARQKDIWLNDTDLEMVEQGRAGMRQLDADEERLLQISRARKAQRERERKRNRIVRNVLAVCILLFALLAGWQWRVSERNYQRAQANQLAFSARDLFRADNTRALRLAAAAYAILGTQSPPLVARTLSEIFHSQDRQPFYAARFTHAEHVNTAVFSPDGTQVLTAAEDGFAKLWDQRGNLRQSFDHEGYEVKAAAFSPNGRQILTLANAVLSLWELEGRLVDRDSLLSGQPADLSNFSTDGTRILKSFTGSEDEDFRALLQRLQQEEQIYRVIPAANRQRVVTISSEGRARLLDGEGKVLRHLDSSVVAAALAPDGKRLLTITVDSLSTIRFWNEQGNFLNAFTYNGEVNQAVFSPDGRQMLTAANDHTAKLWDLSQRFVHRLTQQGLGVTAASFSPDGRRIVTASYDGVARLWDEHGLLIDSLAHEEVVNAAAFSPDGKRILTACRDGRARLWLFEERRVVSLPHRGAVETAVFSPDNGSRILTAARDSTARLWTPDGTLLTTFSPHGEVLNAMFAPDGRHILTVASDSAATLWSANGGAVRVFKHEDEVLAAAFSPEGKWLLTGCADSTARLWRTDGSAAAKVLRQREKVRVVAFAPDGRLLATAGSSVKLWDEHANLQASFAHKYAVTSLVFSSDGRQVLTASVDTSARLWNLHGEVLAHYGKHALKVNVAAFSPEESRIITASDDGTALIWWTPPAIFNWLKTAPVCQLTRQDEELYGIVR is encoded by the coding sequence ATGGCAGCGCTACGATCCGACAAACCCGCAATCTTTCTCGCTTTTGCGCAGGATCGCGTCGATGGTGGTGCGTATCTGCGCAATCTTCCTCTCGAGCTGGACGGCATCCGCAAGGCCATGCAAAAGGCGCGACAGGCCGGGCTGTGTGAAGTAGTGGAGCGCTCCAACACCACGGTCGAAAACATTCTCGACGTGTTTCAAGAGTATCAGGATCGCATCGCCATTTTTCACTACGGCGGCCATGCCGACAGCTATGAGCTCCTGCTCGAGTCGCTGACCGGTGAGCACGCCATAGCGCACAGCGAGGGCCTGGTCTCTTTTCTCGCGCGGCAGAAGGGCTTGCAGTTGGTCTTTTTGAACGGCTGTTGTTCGCAGCAACAGGCGCATGATCTGATCGCAGCCGGATTGCCCGTGGTGATCGGCACCTCACAGAAGATCGACGATGCCGTGGCCACCAGTCTTTCCGGGCGCTTTTACCGCGGTCTGGCCGCCGGCCTCACGATTGATCGCGCCTGGGCGGAAGCCGTGGATCAAGTCAAAGTCGAGAAAGGCACGGCCAATCTCCGTGCGCTGCATTGGAAGGGGCAGGCCGAAGTCAGTGATCGGTTTCCATGGGAGATCTACTTTCGCCCGGGCGCGGAGATCGTCAAGGAGTGGAACCTGCCGGCAGCCGCCCATCAGCCGCTGTTTGGCTTGCCACTGCCGGAGAGTTATTATCGCCGGCTGCCGGTGGCACCGTATGTTTGGGTAAAAGATTTTGAGAAGGAGGACGCGGCGCTCTTCTTTGGGCGCGGCGAGGAGATTCGCAAGCTGCATACCCTAATCACCGCCGGCAGTCAACCGATTCTTCTTTTCTCCGGCAAAGCCGGAGTGGGCAAATCTTCTTTGCTGCAGGCCGGGCTGCGGCCGCGCCTGGAAAATGATTACACGATAAAGTACGTGCGATGCCGTTCCTCTCAAAACCTGGCGGACACCCTAACGCAAGCGCTGGAGGAAGTTGGTGAGGAGTGCGGGTTGCCACCCGTGCAATCCAGCGGGCGGGAGGAGCTTCGCCTCAAACTCGCTGAATTGCAGGAGGCGTTGACGGCAAGCACGGGATTCGTCCGGCAGGTGCTGGAACATGAGCGGCAGAAACTCTCGGCGCGGAGCGCCGAAACAGTGGCGTTTGCGGATCTGTGGCATCGCATTCAAGAGAAGAATGATCGGCCGTTGCTGCTTGTGCTCGATGAGCTTGAGAAAAATGCCGACGGTCGCGAGCACAACGAAACCGCACTGGTGGAACACCTGCGCGCCTCTTTGCAGCTCGTGCAACCGGTTTTCGCGCCAACGCAGGCGCAGCCGCGCGGGAAACTCATTTTGAGTTGCCGCGAGGAGGTTTCTCTTCCCGTCCGTGAGGCCTTGCAAGCGCTGTCGCTGCCCTTTGCCGAAGTGTTTCTGCGACCGCTATCGCGGGAAGGAATCGTCGAAGCCGTGGAGGGCGTGACGCATCACCCGGCCACGCAAAGTCAATATCGTCTCGAAATCGAAAAGAGCAACAACGGCAATTTGCCCGACCTCATCGCCGACGATCTGCTGGAAAGCGAGGAATCGCCGCTGGCGCCGATGCTGCAAATTGTGCTGGCGGAGTTATGGCAAGCCGCCGTCAATGAGAACGCGCAAGCGCCGCGCCTGACGGTGCGGCAGTATCTGGAACTCAAACAGAGCGGCGGCCTGGTTGGCGCGTTTTTCAAGCAACAGCTCGAACAGCTCAGCAATTGGGAGCCGGACGCCGTGGAGTCAGGATTGGTGTTGGACTTGCTTTATCAGCACCTCACGCCGACCGGCAATGCGCAGAGTCTGCGGGTTGCGCAACTGCAGAAGATCTATCATGGCCGTCAGGAGGTGATTGGCCGGCTTCTCGGCAAATGCCGCGATCTCTACCTCCTCACCGAGGTTTCGCTACAGAGCACCAGTCTGGCGCATGCCCTGCTTGCGCCGGCGGTGATCAAGGAATACGGCAACTCGGTCAAACCGGGCCAGCAGGCCGCGCGCATCTTGCACAGCCGGATCGAGGAGTTTCGCGCCAGGCAAAAGGACATCTGGCTGAATGACACCGACCTGGAGATGGTGGAGCAGGGCCGGGCGGGCATGCGGCAGTTGGATGCTGATGAAGAACGCTTGTTGCAGATCAGCCGCGCACGCAAGGCACAACGGGAAAGAGAACGCAAGCGCAATCGCATCGTCCGCAATGTGCTTGCCGTGTGCATTTTGCTGTTTGCCCTGCTCGCCGGCTGGCAGTGGCGGGTATCGGAACGAAACTACCAACGCGCCCAGGCCAATCAACTGGCTTTCAGCGCCCGCGATCTGTTCCGCGCGGACAACACCAGGGCATTGCGCCTGGCCGCAGCGGCCTACGCGATTCTGGGAACGCAATCTCCGCCATTGGTGGCGCGCACATTGAGCGAAATCTTTCACTCGCAAGACCGGCAGCCGTTCTATGCCGCACGTTTCACCCATGCCGAGCACGTCAACACCGCGGTGTTCTCTCCGGACGGCACCCAGGTTCTCACCGCCGCCGAGGACGGATTCGCCAAACTGTGGGATCAGCGCGGGAATCTGAGACAGAGCTTCGATCACGAAGGCTATGAAGTCAAAGCCGCGGCTTTTTCGCCGAATGGCAGACAGATTTTGACGCTGGCGAATGCCGTGCTCAGTTTGTGGGAGTTGGAGGGCCGGCTCGTCGATCGCGATTCTTTGCTCTCCGGCCAGCCGGCTGATCTGTCGAATTTCTCGACTGACGGCACGCGCATTTTGAAATCGTTTACCGGCAGCGAGGATGAAGACTTTCGCGCGCTCCTGCAACGCCTGCAGCAGGAGGAGCAGATTTACCGGGTAATCCCGGCCGCCAATCGCCAACGCGTGGTGACGATTTCATCGGAGGGCAGGGCCAGATTGCTGGATGGCGAAGGAAAGGTGTTGCGCCATCTCGACAGCAGCGTGGTGGCGGCCGCCCTGGCACCCGACGGCAAGCGCCTGTTGACGATCACGGTCGATAGTCTCAGCACCATCCGGTTTTGGAATGAGCAGGGCAATTTCCTCAATGCCTTCACCTACAACGGCGAAGTGAATCAGGCGGTGTTCTCGCCGGACGGCAGGCAGATGCTCACGGCGGCCAATGATCACACTGCCAAGCTGTGGGATCTCTCGCAGCGATTCGTGCATCGGCTGACTCAACAGGGTCTGGGCGTCACGGCTGCGAGCTTCTCACCGGACGGCAGGCGCATCGTCACGGCTTCGTATGACGGCGTTGCGCGGCTTTGGGATGAGCACGGCCTGCTGATCGACAGTCTGGCGCATGAGGAGGTGGTGAACGCAGCGGCCTTTTCGCCGGATGGAAAACGCATTCTCACTGCTTGCCGGGATGGCAGAGCACGGTTGTGGTTGTTCGAAGAAAGGCGCGTGGTGAGCCTGCCGCATCGGGGCGCGGTGGAAACCGCCGTTTTTTCGCCCGACAATGGCAGCCGGATTTTGACTGCCGCACGCGACAGCACGGCGAGATTGTGGACGCCAGACGGCACTTTGCTCACGACTTTTTCTCCTCACGGCGAGGTCCTAAACGCCATGTTCGCGCCGGATGGCCGCCATATTCTCACCGTTGCGTCCGACAGTGCCGCCACCTTGTGGTCCGCGAATGGCGGCGCGGTCAGGGTTTTCAAACACGAGGATGAAGTTTTGGCTGCGGCTTTTTCACCGGAGGGCAAGTGGCTGCTGACCGGTTGCGCCGACAGCACCGCCAGACTGTGGCGCACCGACGGCTCGGCTGCTGCAAAGGTGCTCCGGCAGCGGGAGAAGGTGCGGGTGGTCGCGTTTGCGCCCGATGGCCGTTTGCTGGCAACGGCCGGCAGTAGCGTCAAGCTGTGGGATGAGCACGCGAATCTGCAGGCCAGTTTTGCGCACAAGTATGCGGTCACGTCATTGGTGTTCTCTTCCGACGGCAGGCAGGTGCTCACAGCCTCGGTTGATACCAGCGCCCGGTTGTGGAATTTGCACGGTGAAGTGCTGGCGCACTATGGCAAACATGCGCTCAAAGTCAATGTTGCGGCCTTCTCGCCGGAGGAAAGCAGGATCATCACCGCTTCGGATGACGGCACAGCCCTCATCTGGTGGACGCCGCCGGCCATTTTCAACTGGCTGAAAACGGCACCAGTTTGCCAATTAACGCGGCAGGACGAGGAGCTTTATGGCATCGTGCGGTGA
- a CDS encoding glycoside hydrolase family 19 protein — protein MPKLPEAKRAAFLPALQTALSEFAVNTPRREAAFLAQIAHESGELTIFAENLNYSAKGLMATWPKRFPDLATAQKYERNPEKLANYVYANRIGNGDEASGDGWRFRGRGPIQITGRENYQKYGSRLNLDLVNHPDQAATPEVGFRIAGLYWRENGLNELADREMFEAITKRINGGLKGLEDRLKYFTRAKQALGVPATRGLRLPESELDLELPPEFTRGREALEEETPVERERTPRPRGAALAPAVVVTKSTARREVGPQKAARKKVVEKKAGKEKAAHKKVVKKASSKIRGSAKAASGRKSVTGRK, from the coding sequence ATGCCCAAACTGCCGGAGGCCAAGCGCGCGGCCTTTCTGCCCGCGCTGCAAACCGCGCTGAGTGAGTTTGCCGTAAACACACCCAGGCGCGAGGCTGCATTTCTGGCGCAGATTGCCCACGAGTCCGGCGAGTTGACCATCTTTGCCGAGAATCTGAATTATTCCGCCAAGGGTCTGATGGCGACCTGGCCCAAGCGCTTCCCCGATCTGGCAACGGCGCAGAAATATGAGCGCAATCCCGAGAAGCTGGCGAACTACGTTTATGCCAACCGCATCGGCAACGGCGACGAGGCCAGCGGCGACGGGTGGCGCTTCCGCGGCCGTGGTCCGATTCAAATCACCGGGCGCGAGAACTATCAAAAATACGGCAGCCGGCTCAACCTCGATCTTGTCAATCATCCCGATCAAGCCGCGACCCCGGAGGTGGGGTTTCGCATTGCCGGCTTGTACTGGCGGGAAAACGGCCTGAACGAACTGGCCGATCGCGAAATGTTCGAAGCGATTACCAAGCGCATCAACGGCGGCTTGAAGGGCCTCGAAGATCGGCTGAAATACTTTACGCGCGCCAAGCAAGCGCTGGGCGTACCGGCCACCCGCGGCCTGCGTCTGCCGGAATCCGAGCTTGACCTCGAGTTGCCGCCCGAATTCACGCGCGGGCGGGAAGCGCTGGAGGAAGAGACACCGGTCGAGCGGGAACGCACACCACGACCGCGCGGAGCGGCACTTGCCCCCGCGGTGGTGGTGACGAAGAGCACTGCCAGAAGAGAAGTCGGTCCGCAGAAAGCTGCCAGGAAGAAAGTGGTAGAGAAGAAGGCTGGAAAAGAGAAAGCCGCCCACAAGAAAGTCGTTAAGAAGGCAAGCAGCAAGATCCGGGGATCGGCAAAAGCAGCGAGCGGGCGCAAATCCGTAACAGGCCGCAAATAG
- a CDS encoding caspase family protein, with protein sequence MAAKIYALLVGINDYAPEVGRLAGCLNDVDHFKDFLTGTFDKARLAIEVLKDSEATRGNITKQFRSHLGKAGEGDVAVLQYCGHGARWKSAAAFKEFFPAGKDEGLVCYDSRRPGGFDLADKELAVLLAELAKNNPHVAVILDCCHSGSGTRTVDAFRGLKPRVTHEVSAERPLESYVEGYYARLQQKKQSLSIPASRHILLAACERTQQAQETPDCSGVFTDTLLEVLSKCGGDITYADLFVRCRAAVRMRADNQNPQFEAYENFNAWSGFLGRAASQAARRYSVYYEGNSWKIEAGALHGLPTEPEKSVALALYREDEPTRAAGSAATVMVGPQKSELRLGFAGDPAARYQAEITTLPVPPLPIYCAQDEKHRELLQNALAQDGSVNAMLTEIAEGTLYALAVDNDKLLLKQREMDLLIQGVAMNPKRPEEAIWTMLAIIKHVVRWERSWALQNHGTKMDTALVDFVFSEKLPEGEHDYPAGEITLDYVKSGGEWQKIPGKFKVRNRTQQTLHMVFAHFSNAYGIQVFSNEPVPPGEEYTTLQVGGDPAVEFWVEEPANHASENFKLIVSTEKVDDFLLTQEALELGRILSATRGFSPAKTVKKYENDWFTKSLQIKIVRQQDQIGSRAAQLAGGQVVVKAHASFKANLSLNAARTATRGVGEILDFYKAFERQGMAMLNFAGTRGDNESVLELTDIQNADALREDPLEVELHVPLQENEGILPLVFDGQHVLLGGDPVRDEHGNTHISIDHIPDVPDNRRSVGKALKLYFFKTYLKQNVNQLCWVEYRADGTITRHKSMLAEKVNAAQNIVVLVHGIIGDTENLATGLHLAGLDQQFDLVLTFDYENLNTPIAETALDLKKRLEAAGLGAHDDKKLTLVAHSMGGLVSRWFIEREGGNTMVDHLLMCGTPNQGSPFGRIDTARKLFNVLTGVAMNYIPALIPFNGAILFALNRSKKITPTLEQMHPTSEFITTLNSSGDPGVRYTILAGDIATYQEPSDQFFAKMLTKAGKGLVMDALFGSSAHDIAVGVESIFGIDGGRNPLPKRVNVACHHLNYFISAAGQQALKAVAW encoded by the coding sequence ATGGCTGCAAAAATCTACGCCCTGCTCGTCGGCATCAATGACTATGCGCCGGAGGTTGGCAGGCTCGCGGGCTGTCTCAATGACGTTGATCACTTCAAAGACTTTCTGACCGGCACCTTCGACAAAGCCCGGCTTGCGATCGAAGTCCTGAAGGACAGTGAAGCCACGCGTGGCAACATCACCAAGCAATTTCGCAGCCATCTCGGCAAAGCTGGAGAGGGTGACGTGGCGGTGCTGCAATACTGCGGACATGGTGCGCGCTGGAAATCCGCAGCCGCGTTCAAAGAGTTCTTTCCCGCCGGCAAGGATGAAGGCCTGGTGTGTTATGACAGCCGCCGGCCCGGGGGATTTGATCTGGCTGACAAGGAACTGGCGGTGTTGCTGGCGGAACTTGCAAAGAACAATCCCCACGTGGCTGTCATCTTGGATTGCTGCCATTCCGGCTCGGGCACGCGCACTGTTGACGCTTTTCGCGGTTTGAAACCACGTGTCACCCATGAAGTTTCTGCGGAACGGCCCTTGGAGAGCTACGTGGAGGGTTACTACGCCAGGCTGCAGCAAAAGAAACAGTCGCTCTCCATTCCAGCCAGCCGGCACATCCTGCTGGCGGCTTGCGAACGCACGCAACAAGCGCAGGAGACGCCGGATTGCAGCGGGGTGTTTACCGACACGCTGCTGGAGGTGTTGAGCAAGTGCGGCGGCGACATCACCTATGCCGATCTGTTCGTGCGCTGCCGCGCGGCGGTACGCATGCGCGCCGACAACCAGAATCCGCAGTTCGAGGCGTATGAGAATTTCAATGCCTGGAGCGGATTTCTCGGCCGGGCTGCGTCGCAGGCAGCGCGGCGTTATAGCGTCTACTACGAGGGCAACAGTTGGAAGATCGAAGCGGGCGCGCTGCATGGTTTGCCCACCGAACCGGAGAAAAGCGTGGCGCTGGCATTGTACCGGGAAGACGAGCCCACGCGGGCTGCCGGCAGCGCTGCGACTGTCATGGTCGGGCCGCAAAAGAGCGAATTGCGCCTGGGCTTCGCCGGCGATCCGGCGGCGCGCTATCAAGCGGAAATCACCACGCTGCCGGTGCCGCCGCTGCCGATTTATTGCGCCCAAGATGAGAAGCACAGAGAGCTGCTGCAAAATGCGCTGGCGCAGGACGGCTCGGTCAACGCGATGCTCACCGAGATCGCCGAGGGGACGCTATACGCACTGGCGGTTGACAATGACAAGCTGTTGCTGAAACAGCGCGAAATGGACTTGCTGATCCAGGGCGTTGCAATGAATCCCAAACGCCCGGAAGAGGCAATCTGGACCATGTTGGCCATTATCAAACACGTGGTTCGCTGGGAGCGAAGCTGGGCGTTGCAAAATCACGGCACCAAGATGGACACTGCGCTGGTCGATTTTGTCTTCTCCGAGAAACTGCCGGAGGGCGAGCACGATTATCCTGCCGGTGAAATCACGCTGGACTACGTCAAATCCGGCGGCGAATGGCAAAAAATTCCGGGCAAGTTCAAAGTGCGCAACCGCACCCAACAAACCCTGCACATGGTTTTTGCGCATTTCTCCAACGCCTACGGCATTCAGGTTTTCAGCAACGAGCCGGTGCCGCCGGGCGAGGAGTATACCACGCTGCAAGTGGGCGGTGATCCGGCGGTGGAGTTTTGGGTGGAGGAGCCGGCCAATCACGCCAGCGAAAATTTCAAGCTGATTGTCAGCACCGAGAAAGTGGATGATTTTCTGTTGACGCAGGAGGCACTGGAGTTGGGCAGGATTTTGTCTGCCACGCGCGGCTTCAGCCCCGCCAAGACGGTCAAGAAATATGAGAATGATTGGTTCACCAAGAGCCTGCAGATCAAGATCGTCCGTCAGCAGGATCAAATCGGCAGCCGCGCGGCCCAGCTCGCCGGTGGGCAGGTGGTCGTGAAAGCGCACGCCTCGTTCAAAGCCAATCTCAGCCTCAACGCGGCGCGGACAGCAACACGCGGAGTGGGTGAGATCTTGGATTTCTACAAAGCCTTCGAACGCCAGGGCATGGCGATGCTCAATTTTGCCGGCACCCGCGGGGATAACGAAAGTGTTCTGGAATTGACCGACATTCAAAACGCTGACGCCTTGCGGGAAGACCCCCTGGAAGTCGAGTTGCATGTGCCGTTGCAGGAAAATGAAGGCATTCTGCCGCTGGTGTTCGACGGCCAGCACGTCCTGCTCGGCGGCGATCCGGTCAGGGACGAGCACGGCAACACGCACATCAGCATCGACCACATTCCCGATGTGCCGGACAACCGCCGCAGCGTGGGCAAAGCCTTGAAGCTGTACTTCTTCAAAACCTATCTCAAGCAGAACGTCAATCAACTGTGCTGGGTGGAATATCGAGCGGATGGCACCATCACGCGGCACAAGAGCATGCTGGCCGAAAAAGTGAATGCCGCGCAGAATATCGTCGTGCTGGTTCACGGCATCATCGGTGACACCGAGAACCTGGCCACGGGTTTGCACCTGGCCGGCCTCGATCAGCAGTTCGATTTGGTGCTGACCTTCGATTATGAGAATCTCAACACGCCGATCGCGGAGACGGCGCTCGATCTCAAGAAAAGGTTGGAAGCCGCCGGGCTGGGCGCGCATGACGACAAAAAGCTCACCCTCGTGGCGCACTCGATGGGCGGATTGGTGTCCCGCTGGTTCATCGAGCGGGAAGGCGGCAACACCATGGTCGATCATCTCCTGATGTGCGGCACGCCCAATCAAGGCTCGCCTTTCGGCAGGATCGATACCGCGCGCAAGCTTTTCAACGTGCTCACCGGCGTGGCGATGAATTACATTCCCGCGCTGATTCCGTTCAACGGCGCCATTCTGTTCGCGCTCAATCGCTCGAAGAAGATCACGCCCACGCTGGAGCAGATGCATCCCACTTCGGAATTCATCACTACGCTCAACAGCAGCGGCGATCCCGGCGTGCGCTACACCATTCTTGCCGGCGATATCGCAACTTATCAGGAGCCGTCGGATCAATTCTTTGCCAAAATGCTGACCAAAGCCGGCAAGGGCCTGGTGATGGACGCTTTGTTCGGCAGCAGCGCACATGATATTGCGGTTGGCGTCGAGAGTATTTTCGGCATCGACGGCGGCCGCAATCCCTTGCCCAAGCGGGTGAACGTGGCCTGCCATCATTTGAATTACTTTATTTCCGCGGCCGGGCAGCAGGCGCTGAAGGCGGTGGCGTGGTGA